From a single Okeanomitos corallinicola TIOX110 genomic region:
- the mutS gene encoding DNA mismatch repair protein MutS: MTTPEPQQPNTPLSDTKLVEDRSKLSKMYQHYVEVKDKYPHALLLYRVGDFFETFFQDAVTVSRELELVLTSKHGGEVGRVAMTGVPHHAWERYTTLLVEKGYAVVICDQVEDSSEAVGLVKREVTRILTPGTLLEEGMLKASRNNYLAAVVIAVNHWGLAYADISTGEFLTCQGSDLEHLTQELMRLQPSEVLFPTNAPDLGSLLRPGETSPSLPQCLPPTFCYSLRSQLPFSQAEARSKILQKFKLRSLEGIGCEHLPLAVRAAGGLLEYLEDTQKQNPVSLQLLRTYTLTDYLIVDHQTRRNLEITQTVRDGTFHGSLLWSLNRTSTAMGNRALRRWLLQPLLDIRGIRARQDSIQELIDNTPLRQDLRALLRKIYDLERLAGRAGSGRANARDLAALADSICLLPELAYLASAARSPFLKALQKVPPVLEELAKKIQLHIVESPPMHLKDGGLIRPGINSLLDERKATVEADQQWIATLEVDERTRTSIPNLKVGFNKTFGYYISISRSKSDQVPENYIRKQTLTNEERYITPELKEREARILTARDDLNQLEYEIFAALRDDVANHADTIRTISRAVAAADVLCGLAELAVHQGYCRPEMLEGREVEVVDGRHPVVEQSLPAGFFVPNSTWLGGNNYGGTNHRGTDDTEEEGKKNVVSITSSPHHPNSPSLYPDLVILTGPNASGKSCYLRQVGLIQLMAQIGSFVPARSARLAVCDRIFTRVGAVDDLATGQSTFMVEMNETANILNHATAKSLILLDEIGRGTATFDGLSIAWAVAEYLAVEIKARTIFATHYHELNELASIINNVANYQVTVKELPDQIIFLHQVQPGGADKSYGIEAGRLAGLPGVVIQRAKQVMGQIEKHSKIAVGLKNLE; encoded by the coding sequence ATGACCACACCAGAACCCCAGCAACCAAATACACCCCTCAGCGATACAAAACTGGTAGAAGACCGCAGCAAGCTGAGTAAAATGTATCAGCACTACGTAGAAGTAAAAGATAAATACCCCCATGCGTTGCTGCTATATCGTGTTGGTGACTTCTTTGAAACCTTCTTTCAAGACGCTGTAACCGTATCCAGAGAATTAGAATTAGTCTTAACCAGTAAACATGGTGGTGAAGTTGGTCGGGTAGCAATGACTGGTGTACCTCATCACGCATGGGAACGCTACACAACATTATTGGTAGAGAAAGGTTACGCTGTTGTTATCTGCGATCAAGTTGAAGACTCATCAGAAGCGGTAGGTTTAGTTAAACGGGAAGTAACCCGCATCCTCACACCGGGGACTTTGCTGGAAGAAGGAATGCTGAAAGCTAGTCGCAATAATTACCTAGCTGCTGTGGTAATTGCGGTTAATCATTGGGGTTTAGCCTATGCTGATATATCAACTGGGGAATTTCTCACCTGTCAAGGAAGTGATTTAGAACACCTCACTCAAGAGTTGATGCGATTGCAACCATCGGAGGTTTTGTTTCCCACCAATGCACCAGATTTAGGTAGTTTACTACGACCGGGGGAAACTTCCCCATCTTTGCCTCAGTGTTTACCACCAACTTTTTGTTATAGTTTGCGATCGCAACTGCCCTTTTCCCAAGCAGAAGCTAGAAGTAAAATATTACAGAAATTCAAATTGCGATCGCTAGAAGGTATCGGTTGTGAACATCTCCCCCTCGCTGTTCGTGCTGCTGGTGGACTTTTGGAATATCTGGAAGATACCCAAAAACAAAACCCCGTATCTCTGCAATTGTTACGCACCTATACCTTAACTGATTATTTGATTGTAGATCATCAAACCCGTCGCAACTTAGAAATTACCCAAACCGTGCGGGATGGCACATTTCACGGTTCTTTATTATGGTCTTTAAACCGAACAAGTACCGCAATGGGAAACCGAGCGTTAAGAAGATGGTTGTTACAACCGCTACTTGATATTAGAGGTATTCGAGCAAGACAAGATTCAATTCAAGAATTAATAGACAACACACCTCTACGGCAAGATTTACGGGCATTATTAAGGAAAATCTACGATTTAGAACGGTTAGCAGGTCGGGCAGGTTCTGGTAGGGCAAATGCACGGGATTTAGCCGCTCTAGCTGATTCTATCTGCCTTTTACCGGAATTAGCTTACCTGGCTTCGGCAGCGCGATCGCCTTTTTTAAAAGCCTTGCAAAAAGTCCCCCCTGTACTGGAAGAATTAGCAAAAAAAATACAATTACACATAGTAGAATCACCACCTATGCACCTCAAAGATGGGGGTTTAATTCGTCCTGGTATCAACTCGCTGTTGGATGAAAGAAAAGCTACAGTTGAAGCGGATCAACAATGGATTGCAACTTTAGAAGTTGATGAAAGAACAAGAACCAGTATTCCCAATTTAAAGGTGGGGTTTAATAAAACTTTTGGGTATTACATCAGTATTTCCCGTTCTAAATCTGACCAAGTTCCTGAGAATTACATCCGTAAGCAAACCTTGACGAATGAGGAACGTTACATCACTCCAGAGTTGAAAGAACGAGAAGCGCGGATATTGACGGCGCGAGATGACTTAAATCAGCTAGAATATGAGATTTTTGCCGCTTTACGGGATGATGTCGCTAATCATGCCGATACTATCCGTACTATTTCCCGTGCAGTGGCTGCTGCTGATGTATTATGTGGTTTGGCTGAGTTGGCTGTACATCAGGGTTATTGTCGGCCGGAAATGTTGGAGGGACGGGAGGTTGAGGTTGTTGATGGCCGTCACCCGGTGGTGGAACAGTCTTTACCTGCGGGGTTTTTTGTTCCTAATTCTACTTGGTTAGGTGGGAATAATTACGGAGGAACGAACCACAGAGGAACAGACGACACGGAGGAAGAGGGGAAGAAGAATGTTGTTTCTATCACCTCATCACCCCATCACCCCAACTCCCCATCTTTATATCCTGATTTAGTGATTTTGACGGGCCCTAATGCTAGTGGTAAGAGTTGTTATTTACGGCAGGTGGGTTTAATTCAGTTAATGGCGCAAATTGGAAGTTTTGTACCTGCTAGGTCGGCTAGGTTGGCTGTGTGCGATCGCATTTTTACTCGTGTTGGTGCGGTTGATGATTTGGCTACTGGTCAATCTACTTTTATGGTAGAAATGAATGAAACTGCTAATATTCTTAATCATGCAACTGCTAAATCTTTGATTTTGTTGGATGAAATTGGTAGGGGAACTGCAACTTTTGATGGTTTATCTATTGCTTGGGCTGTGGCAGAATATTTAGCAGTTGAGATTAAAGCTAGAACTATTTTTGCTACTCATTATCATGAGTTAAATGAGTTAGCAAGTATTATTAATAATGTGGCAAATTATCAAGTGACGGTGAAGGAATTACCTGATCAAATTATCTTTTTACATCAAGTTCAACCCGGTGGTGCTGATAAGTCCTATGGGATAGAAGCGGGAAGGTTAGCGGGTTTACCTGGGGTGGTAATTCAAAGAGCAAAACAGGTAATGGGACAAATCGAAAAGCATAGTAAAATTGCTGTGGGGTTAAAGAATTTGGAATAA
- a CDS encoding aminotransferase class IV gives MYWYCGKLINSKNLELDINDPGLLYGATVFTTLRVYNCSLDHYLTNWDAHCDRLKCSLQTFAWTEPNWDFVRQGAEIILQKYPVLRITIFPDGREWILGRLLPEKLTQKQNYGIVAAISQTEFTRSLPNHKTGNYLSAWLAKNRVKAEEAILVDSQGNWLETSTGNLWGWKNDCWWTPPVEVGILPGIERSHIIKNLQKRQTTICQEPWTPQLVKDFVAIAYTNSVIEIIPIHTLQTPSGSLEYNPYHPCFLELKGLFLP, from the coding sequence ATGTATTGGTATTGTGGTAAATTAATAAACTCAAAAAATCTAGAATTAGATATTAATGATCCAGGTTTGTTATATGGGGCTACGGTTTTTACAACTTTAAGAGTTTATAATTGTTCTCTGGATCATTATTTAACAAATTGGGATGCTCACTGTGATCGCTTAAAATGTAGTTTACAAACCTTTGCTTGGACTGAGCCAAATTGGGATTTTGTCCGTCAAGGTGCGGAGATTATTTTACAAAAATATCCAGTTTTGAGAATTACTATTTTTCCTGATGGTAGAGAATGGATACTGGGAAGATTATTACCAGAAAAATTGACCCAAAAGCAAAATTATGGCATCGTTGCAGCTATTTCGCAAACAGAATTTACTCGTTCTCTCCCCAACCATAAAACGGGTAATTATTTGAGTGCTTGGTTAGCAAAGAATCGTGTCAAAGCAGAAGAAGCGATTTTAGTAGATAGTCAGGGAAATTGGTTAGAAACCAGTACAGGGAATTTATGGGGATGGAAAAATGATTGTTGGTGGACACCACCCGTAGAAGTGGGGATATTACCGGGAATTGAGCGATCGCACATTATCAAAAATCTGCAAAAACGCCAAACTACCATCTGTCAAGAACCTTGGACACCACAGCTAGTTAAAGACTTTGTTGCGATCGCCTACACTAACAGCGTGATTGAGATAATTCCTATCCATACCTTACAAACGCCTTCAGGATCGTTAGAATATAATCCTTACCACCCTTGTTTTTTAGAGCTTAAAGGATTATTTCTACCATGA
- the ftsH3 gene encoding ATP-dependent zinc metalloprotease FtsH3 → MNKRWRNAGLYALLFIVFIALGTAFFDNRPPQAETWRYSEFIQQVEQGRVERVSLSSDRSSALVTPKFDPNKKRVTLVNDPELINTLSERGVDIAVSPQNDEGFLVKTLSSLFIPVLLLVGLFFLLRRAGSGPGSQAMNFGKSKARVQMEPQTQVTFGDVAGIDQAKLELNEVVDFLKNADRFTAVGAKIPKGVLLVGPPGTGKTLLARAVAGEAGVPFFSISGSEFVEMFVGVGASRVRDLFEQAKTNAPCIVFIDEIDAVGRQRGAGLGGGNDEREQTLNQLLTEMDGFEGNTGIIIIAATNRPDVLDAALLRPGRFDRQVVVDRPDYAGRSEILKVHARGKTLSKDVDLDKIARRTPGFTGADLSNLLNEAAILAARRNLTEIAMDEINDAIDRVLAGPEKKDRVMSEKRKTLVAYHEAGHALVGALMPDYDPVQKISIIPRGRAGGLTWFTPSEDRMDTGLYSRAYLENQMAVALGGRLAEEIIFGEEEVTTGASNDLQQVARVAKQMITRFGMSDRLGPVALGRQQGNMFLGRDIMSERDFSEETAAAIDEEVRKLVDVAYTRAKEVLLNNKLILDQIAQMLIDKETVDADELQEILANNDVRTAAFA, encoded by the coding sequence GTGAATAAAAGATGGAGAAATGCAGGGCTGTACGCATTGCTATTTATAGTTTTCATCGCTTTGGGGACTGCGTTTTTTGACAACAGACCTCCCCAAGCAGAAACATGGCGCTATAGCGAATTTATTCAACAAGTTGAACAAGGACGAGTAGAAAGAGTTAGCCTCAGTTCAGATCGTTCCAGCGCCTTAGTCACACCCAAATTTGACCCCAACAAAAAGCGTGTCACCCTAGTTAATGATCCAGAATTAATCAATACTCTCTCAGAGAGAGGTGTTGATATTGCTGTATCACCACAAAATGACGAGGGATTTTTGGTAAAAACACTCAGCAGCTTATTTATACCTGTATTGCTGTTAGTAGGATTATTTTTCCTCCTCCGTCGCGCTGGTAGTGGTCCTGGTAGCCAAGCCATGAACTTTGGTAAATCTAAAGCCAGAGTCCAAATGGAACCCCAAACCCAAGTTACCTTTGGTGATGTTGCAGGTATTGATCAAGCTAAACTGGAATTAAACGAAGTTGTAGACTTTTTGAAAAATGCCGACCGCTTTACCGCCGTTGGTGCAAAAATTCCTAAAGGTGTATTGTTAGTCGGACCTCCTGGTACTGGTAAAACCCTCCTCGCACGTGCAGTAGCTGGGGAAGCTGGTGTACCTTTCTTCAGTATTTCCGGTTCTGAATTTGTAGAGATGTTCGTTGGTGTGGGTGCTTCCCGTGTCCGCGATTTATTTGAACAAGCAAAAACCAACGCTCCCTGTATCGTCTTCATTGATGAAATTGATGCAGTCGGTCGTCAACGGGGTGCTGGTTTAGGTGGTGGTAACGATGAACGGGAACAAACCCTGAACCAGTTGTTAACAGAAATGGATGGTTTTGAAGGTAACACCGGTATCATCATCATTGCTGCTACCAACCGTCCTGATGTTTTAGATGCTGCTTTATTACGTCCTGGTCGTTTTGACCGTCAAGTAGTGGTAGACCGTCCTGACTACGCAGGTCGGAGCGAAATTCTCAAAGTTCACGCAAGAGGTAAAACCTTATCTAAAGATGTGGACTTGGATAAAATCGCGCGTCGGACTCCTGGTTTCACCGGTGCAGATTTATCTAACCTGTTAAACGAAGCTGCAATTTTAGCCGCACGTCGGAATTTAACTGAAATTGCCATGGATGAAATCAATGATGCCATTGACCGGGTGTTAGCAGGGCCTGAGAAGAAAGACCGAGTTATGAGCGAAAAGCGTAAAACCTTGGTTGCATATCACGAAGCAGGTCACGCTTTAGTTGGTGCGTTAATGCCTGACTATGACCCTGTACAGAAAATTAGCATCATTCCCCGTGGTCGTGCTGGTGGTTTGACTTGGTTTACTCCTAGTGAAGACCGCATGGATACAGGTTTATATAGCCGTGCATATCTGGAAAATCAGATGGCTGTGGCTTTGGGTGGTCGTTTAGCTGAAGAAATTATCTTTGGTGAAGAAGAAGTTACTACTGGTGCTTCTAATGATTTGCAGCAGGTAGCGCGGGTTGCTAAACAAATGATTACCCGGTTTGGGATGAGCGATCGCCTGGGGCCTGTAGCTTTGGGTCGTCAGCAAGGTAATATGTTCTTAGGTCGAGATATCATGTCTGAGCGTGATTTCTCTGAAGAAACAGCCGCTGCAATTGATGAGGAAGTCCGTAAATTAGTAGATGTTGCTTACACACGCGCTAAGGAAGTTTTGCTCAACAATAAGCTAATTTTGGATCAAATCGCCCAAATGTTGATTGATAAAGAAACAGTTGATGCCGATGAATTGCAGGAAATTCTTGCGAATAACGATGTCAGAACTGCTGCTTTTGCATAG
- a CDS encoding (Fe-S)-binding protein: MQVSDGAVNNTASLKNLKGFDVSHPPDPKLIDSCVHCGFCLSTCPSYRVLGKEMDSPRGRIYLMDAINEGEIALNTATVEHFDSCLGCLACVSTCPSGVQYDKLISATRHQVERNYNRGFADKLIRQLIFSLFPNPDVLRILLLPLFVYQKLGISKLLRATGVINKISPRLAAMESILPEITVKSFQDNLPDVIPAQGEKRYRVGMILGCVQRLFFSPVNEATVRVLTANGCEVVIPKSQGCCAALPEHQGQTEQAKVLARQMIDSFADTNVDFVIINAAGCGHTLKEYGHILADDPEYAQKAKNFAAKVKDAQEFLATVGLTAQLSPLADAPLNLVYQDACHLLHGQKISVQPRQLLKQIPGVILKEPLDAALCCGSAGVYNMLQPEVAEELGKQKAQNLINTGAALIASPNPGCSLQISQYLQGKNMSVIHPMELLDYAIRGEKLKL; this comes from the coding sequence ATGCAAGTTTCAGATGGTGCTGTTAATAATACTGCTAGTTTGAAGAATTTAAAAGGTTTTGATGTTAGTCATCCTCCTGATCCTAAGTTGATTGATAGTTGTGTTCATTGTGGGTTTTGTCTTTCTACTTGTCCTAGTTATCGAGTATTAGGTAAGGAGATGGATTCACCCAGGGGAAGAATTTATTTGATGGATGCTATTAATGAGGGGGAAATTGCTTTAAATACCGCAACCGTTGAACATTTTGATTCTTGTTTGGGTTGTCTTGCTTGTGTGTCTACTTGTCCTTCTGGTGTGCAGTATGATAAGTTAATTTCAGCAACTCGTCATCAGGTGGAACGAAATTATAATCGCGGTTTTGCAGATAAGTTAATCAGACAATTGATTTTTTCTCTGTTTCCTAATCCTGATGTTTTAAGAATTTTACTTTTACCGCTTTTTGTTTATCAAAAGTTGGGTATTTCTAAATTATTACGCGCTACTGGAGTAATTAATAAAATCTCTCCCCGGTTAGCTGCGATGGAGTCTATTTTACCGGAAATCACTGTTAAGTCTTTTCAGGATAATTTACCGGATGTTATTCCTGCACAGGGTGAAAAAAGATATCGGGTAGGAATGATTTTAGGATGTGTGCAACGTCTGTTTTTCTCTCCTGTAAATGAAGCAACGGTGCGGGTTTTAACTGCTAATGGTTGTGAGGTGGTAATTCCTAAATCTCAAGGTTGTTGTGCTGCACTTCCTGAACATCAAGGACAAACTGAACAAGCTAAAGTTTTAGCACGACAAATGATTGATAGTTTTGCTGATACAAATGTTGATTTTGTGATTATTAATGCTGCTGGTTGTGGTCATACTTTAAAAGAATATGGTCACATTTTAGCTGATGATCCAGAATATGCACAAAAGGCTAAAAATTTTGCCGCAAAGGTAAAAGATGCACAGGAATTTTTAGCTACTGTGGGTTTAACTGCTCAACTTTCACCTTTAGCTGATGCACCTTTAAATTTGGTTTATCAAGATGCTTGTCATTTATTACATGGTCAAAAAATTAGTGTCCAACCCCGTCAACTTTTAAAACAAATTCCAGGGGTAATTTTAAAAGAACCCTTAGATGCTGCTTTATGTTGTGGTAGCGCTGGGGTTTATAATATGTTGCAACCTGAAGTTGCTGAGGAATTAGGTAAACAAAAAGCTCAGAATTTAATTAATACTGGTGCTGCTTTAATTGCTTCTCCTAACCCTGGTTGTAGTTTGCAAATTAGTCAGTATTTACAGGGTAAAAATATGTCGGTAATTCACCCGATGGAATTGTTAGATTATGCTATTCGTGGAGAAAAGTTAAAATTGTAA
- a CDS encoding YqaE/Pmp3 family membrane protein, producing MKLTRLLLGLFLPPVGVFLTVGFGWTLMINILLTLLGWLPGSIHAIWVITKHGERMNREEGI from the coding sequence ATGAAATTAACACGCTTGTTACTGGGTTTATTTTTACCTCCTGTGGGAGTTTTTTTAACGGTTGGTTTTGGTTGGACTTTGATGATTAATATTCTCTTGACTCTTTTAGGTTGGCTTCCTGGTAGTATTCATGCAATTTGGGTGATTACCAAGCATGGGGAAAGAATGAATAGGGAGGAGGGTATTTAA
- a CDS encoding phage holin family protein, which translates to MWVTFLTILGTALSLLIVDIIFPGVDLVNFPAALIAGLIIGLINSFVKPVINILSLPLTLVTLGGFSLVINGLCFWLASVIVPGFKVEGIVAFIFAPIVLSLANTFMSKYFAERNMEMQRDSNE; encoded by the coding sequence ATGTGGGTAACATTTTTAACGATATTAGGTACAGCTTTAAGTTTATTAATTGTAGATATAATTTTCCCTGGTGTTGATTTGGTCAATTTTCCCGCTGCTTTAATTGCAGGTTTAATAATTGGTTTGATTAATAGTTTTGTGAAACCTGTTATTAATATTCTGTCTTTACCATTGACGTTGGTAACCTTGGGTGGGTTTTCTTTAGTTATTAATGGTTTGTGTTTTTGGTTAGCATCGGTGATAGTTCCTGGATTTAAAGTTGAAGGAATTGTGGCGTTTATTTTTGCTCCCATTGTTCTATCTTTAGCTAATACTTTCATGAGTAAATACTTTGCAGAACGGAATATGGAAATGCAAAGAGATAGTAATGAATAG
- a CDS encoding DUF4258 domain-containing protein, whose translation MSVSLEEIQTKFSQDQFEFSKHGVDQSILKGIRVREIKEAIQNGKIIEDYPNDKYGASCLIHGFTQNSRPIHVQCSYPSRPLIKIITVYEPDFQRWSDDFTRRKSNAE comes from the coding sequence ATGTCAGTTTCTCTTGAAGAAATACAAACGAAATTTTCTCAGGATCAATTCGAGTTTTCTAAACATGGAGTTGATCAGTCTATACTCAAAGGTATTCGAGTCAGGGAAATTAAAGAGGCAATTCAAAACGGAAAAATAATTGAAGATTATCCAAATGATAAGTATGGAGCTAGTTGTCTAATTCATGGTTTTACCCAAAATAGTCGCCCTATTCATGTACAGTGTAGTTATCCGTCGCGTCCATTGATTAAAATTATTACAGTGTACGAGCCTGACTTTCAACGCTGGAGTGATGATTTTACTAGGAGGAAAAGTAATGCAGAATAA
- a CDS encoding DUF29 domain-containing protein, whose product MLTTDTNKQLYEQDFYLWIQTTVKLLREGKLEQLDIENLIEEIDSMGRSEKKELKTRLIVLIEHLLKLQYWTEEKDYNARGWRNTVVEQRRQIAYTLADSPSLKSVLNDIFLDCYTDARNDSLRKYQLSCELFPEESPFSLVDVLNADFIP is encoded by the coding sequence ATGCTGACCACTGATACTAACAAACAATTATATGAACAAGATTTTTATCTATGGATACAAACTACTGTCAAACTTCTGAGAGAAGGAAAACTCGAACAATTAGATATTGAGAATTTAATTGAAGAAATTGATAGTATGGGACGGAGTGAAAAGAAAGAGCTAAAAACTCGCTTAATAGTTTTAATTGAACATTTATTAAAACTGCAATATTGGACAGAAGAAAAAGATTATAATGCTAGAGGTTGGCGGAATACTGTTGTTGAGCAAAGACGACAAATAGCTTATACTCTTGCAGACAGTCCCAGCTTAAAATCTGTTTTAAATGACATATTTTTAGATTGTTATACAGATGCTAGAAATGATTCTCTCAGAAAATATCAACTTTCTTGTGAGTTATTCCCTGAAGAGTCACCATTTTCTTTAGTTGATGTTCTCAATGCAGACTTTATCCCATAA
- a CDS encoding acetate kinase, with amino-acid sequence MKILVLNAGSSSQKGFLYEISNETLPTEAPKPLWEGRVNWTQDRGVAEIQVKTATGAVLKESIYGDSRKAHVAYMLYTLSRGATKVVSNLSEIDVVGHRVVHGGKKYRNSVVITKDVKQEISRLSTLAPAHNPAALDGVEAIEQSLGDVTQVAVFDTGFHNTLPDAAAIYPGPYEWVEQGIRRYGFHGISHQYCANRAAQILGRELKSLRLINCHLGNGCSLAAVKDGISIDTTMGFTPLDGLMMGSRCGSIDPGILIYLMRQSDYSAERLDYVLNKASGLRGISGVSSDVPQVLEAIEQGNERAKLAWDIYVHRLRAGIGSMLASIGGLDVLVFTAGVGEKSPLLRQAACEAWEFLGLKIDPEKNQQNLLDVDIATADSSVRVLVIDTLEDWAIAQQCWQLLHNE; translated from the coding sequence ATGAAAATTTTAGTATTAAATGCTGGTTCTAGTAGCCAAAAAGGTTTTCTATATGAAATTTCCAATGAAACTTTACCTACTGAAGCACCCAAACCCCTCTGGGAAGGACGAGTAAACTGGACTCAAGATAGAGGAGTAGCGGAAATTCAGGTAAAAACAGCTACAGGTGCAGTTTTAAAGGAATCTATTTATGGTGACTCCCGCAAAGCTCACGTCGCTTATATGCTTTATACCCTCAGTCGTGGTGCTACTAAGGTAGTTAGTAATTTATCAGAAATTGATGTAGTGGGACACCGGGTTGTACATGGTGGTAAAAAATACCGTAATAGTGTGGTAATTACTAAGGATGTCAAGCAGGAAATATCCCGTCTTTCTACCCTCGCACCAGCACACAATCCAGCAGCTTTAGATGGTGTAGAAGCGATTGAGCAAAGTTTGGGAGATGTTACCCAAGTGGCAGTATTTGATACAGGTTTTCACAATACTTTACCTGATGCTGCTGCTATTTATCCTGGCCCCTATGAATGGGTAGAACAAGGTATTCGTCGCTACGGCTTTCATGGTATCAGCCATCAGTATTGTGCGAATCGTGCAGCGCAAATTCTAGGAAGAGAGTTAAAATCATTACGTTTAATTAATTGTCATTTAGGTAATGGTTGTTCTTTAGCTGCTGTTAAAGATGGTATCAGTATTGATACAACGATGGGATTTACTCCTTTAGATGGTTTAATGATGGGAAGCCGCTGTGGTTCAATTGATCCAGGCATTTTAATTTATCTCATGCGTCAGTCTGATTACTCTGCTGAACGTTTAGATTATGTGTTAAATAAAGCTTCTGGTTTACGGGGAATTTCGGGTGTTTCTAGTGATGTTCCCCAGGTATTGGAAGCTATTGAACAAGGTAACGAGCGTGCTAAACTAGCATGGGATATTTACGTACATCGTCTCCGGGCTGGGATTGGTTCTATGTTGGCTAGTATAGGAGGTTTAGATGTATTAGTATTTACCGCTGGTGTAGGTGAAAAATCGCCGTTATTGCGTCAAGCTGCTTGTGAAGCGTGGGAATTTTTGGGGTTGAAGATAGATCCTGAAAAAAATCAACAAAATTTATTAGATGTAGATATTGCTACAGCTGATTCAAGTGTGAGAGTATTAGTCATAGATACTTTGGAAGATTGGGCGATCGCTCAACAATGTTGGCAATTATTACATAATGAATAA
- a CDS encoding FAD-binding oxidoreductase, whose product MNAISSSLASIIHTENAVVPWENLEPAQQQPIQLAMNPKSNPSCIVYPHTQAELSGVITTADANKWSILPCGNMSKINWGGLSRNIDIVVSTKRINKLIEHAVGDLTITVEAGMKFCEVQAILAKSGQILAIDPAFPADATIGGVVSTADTGSLRQRYGGIRDQLLGITFIRADGKIAKAGGRVVKNVAGYDLMKLFTGAYGTLGIISQLTFRVYPQLETSATVLLTGKAEAISQAATILQGSELTPTKADLLSNQLVSNLGLGNGNGLIIQFQSINESVKEQSNIILTVGEKLGLESAIYQDEDETNLWQQLPEKIHSSVNNSEISCKIGVLPTAAMEVINQIKLGLIHLNSGLGLVRLENQDQVLALRRLCEANSGFLTMLSAPVEVKERLDIWGYSGNALPIMQGIKKQFDGNLILSPGRFLGGI is encoded by the coding sequence ATGAATGCAATTTCTTCTTCTCTTGCATCTATCATTCACACAGAAAATGCTGTTGTCCCCTGGGAAAATCTCGAACCCGCACAACAACAACCCATCCAACTAGCGATGAACCCTAAAAGTAATCCTAGTTGTATTGTTTATCCCCACACCCAAGCAGAATTGAGTGGAGTTATCACTACTGCTGACGCAAATAAATGGTCTATTCTTCCCTGCGGTAATATGAGTAAAATCAATTGGGGTGGTTTAAGTAGAAATATTGATATTGTCGTCAGTACAAAACGTATTAATAAACTCATAGAACACGCTGTTGGGGATTTAACCATCACTGTAGAAGCTGGAATGAAATTTTGCGAAGTTCAAGCAATTTTAGCTAAATCAGGGCAAATATTAGCTATTGACCCGGCTTTTCCCGCTGATGCTACCATTGGTGGTGTTGTCTCTACTGCTGATACAGGTTCTCTCCGTCAACGTTATGGTGGTATTCGTGACCAACTTTTAGGTATAACTTTTATTCGTGCTGATGGAAAAATTGCTAAAGCTGGGGGAAGAGTAGTAAAAAATGTAGCAGGTTACGATTTAATGAAATTGTTTACCGGTGCTTACGGTACATTAGGAATTATCTCTCAACTCACTTTTCGGGTTTATCCCCAACTAGAAACATCTGCAACGGTTTTATTAACAGGTAAAGCTGAAGCTATTTCCCAAGCTGCTACAATTCTCCAAGGTTCTGAGTTAACACCAACTAAAGCAGATTTACTATCAAATCAGTTAGTATCTAATTTAGGTCTAGGTAATGGTAATGGTTTAATTATTCAGTTTCAAAGTATTAATGAAAGTGTGAAGGAACAGTCAAATATAATCTTAACTGTTGGGGAAAAGTTGGGCTTAGAATCAGCAATTTATCAAGATGAAGATGAGACTAATCTATGGCAACAATTACCAGAGAAAATACATTCATCTGTAAATAATTCAGAAATTAGTTGCAAAATAGGAGTATTACCAACTGCTGCTATGGAGGTAATTAATCAGATAAAATTAGGGTTAATTCATCTGAACAGTGGTTTGGGTTTGGTGCGGTTGGAAAATCAAGATCAGGTTTTGGCTTTGCGTCGTTTATGTGAGGCTAATTCTGGTTTTTTAACTATGTTATCTGCACCTGTTGAGGTTAAGGAACGGTTGGATATTTGGGGTTATTCTGGTAATGCTTTACCGATTATGCAGGGAATTAAAAAGCAGTTTGATGGTAATTTGATTTTAAGTCCTGGTCGCTTTTTGGGTGGGATTTAA